The genomic window CAATGTGAGAGTGAGAAAGTGTTTCATAAGATAGCATAATGCCAAGACAATTCGTCGCTTTAGGAAGTTaaatacattctggatattacaaacttaaatgtattataaaatgatgccattctttaaattaaaatttgaagaaCTCCATTCATTGTTTAAAGCAGATGTTTATAACGTTTTTCCATACTTTAAAGTGGAATTTAGTGGAATATATACCAGTCTTAACCAACAAATTTAAGATTTCAGATTTTGTTACTTTCACCAAAAGGATACTTAAATCTATGTTCATGTAGCACCAAAAGAGGTGTAAGAGCAAAATAAGGTCCATACATTTCAGAAGTCACAGCTTCCTACAAGGCATTGCTCAGCTGGAAAGGACTTTAATAGCTTTCAACTCAAATTTCAAGTACAGTGTTTGAATCCATTCTGCTACATTCCAGTCAAGTGACTGACCAGTTTTAGCTTGACAGGGTAGTACTCCCAAGGTTGCCCATTCTACCTTCCAACACCTTGGTTAGAAAATTCTTCCTTGGATGGAATCAAAGTCTGTCTCTCTGTAGCTTCCCATTAAAGATATCTGATACTCTGAGACTGTCCTGCTCCACTATATATGACTTTGGGTAAGTTTACTTACCTCTTCAAAGCTGTTTCCTAATCTGAGGTAAGGATAACAGGAGTATTGATGCTGTGGGATTGTTCTTTAGGGATTACATAAATGCATGTAAAGCGCTTAGCACAGTCCCTGGCACATAGTATTTCTAAATGTTGGCCATTGTGTTTTTATTGCTTTACTACAGCATTTTATTTGACAtcatgttatatatttttcccttgttATAAAATAGATGCAAAAGACATGACCTTTTTTTAGGAAGTCCCAAAACTGGCCCTAGCCCTTCTAGCTGCAGGACAGGATCCTGGGGACAGCAGAGTGGACTTTGACCCAGCAAGAGTACTTAACACCCTCCCTCTCAACATATCCTTATAAAAATAGTATACGTGTGCGCTGCAATGGTGTTTTTATACATTGGCAAATACAGGGAACCAGAAATATATTTTGTGCCTCGCATGGATTTGAATCACTTTACCAGGTGGGGTGAGAAGTTAGTCACTTAGCTATTAATCCTAAACTTAGCCAATAGCCTAACATCTGCATCTCAATTGTATTTATAAACTTGATATTTCCTTGGGATATCTTTAAATTcttcccaatttttaattttgtggctGGCATTTCACTCATCTAAACTACACCTACTTCTCACTATCACCACCAGTCCATTTCAGATCTATGAATGTCATTCAGagctacttattttttttcttttccaactcctaaatatatatgtagatccaaattttgaaaaaaaatccaaatttccTAATAAGCACAAATATACTGCTgcaaaattatttcagtaaacATGTGAAATAGTGCGGAGAAATTTTTCTACAtcaatgtgacatttaaaaaaaagatgtgatcAAAACCACTACTGCATTCTAACTTAGCTTCAACTGTGGTTCATGTTTGTCCTTTATTTGTGGCTTAGGCACCCCTGATCACGGGTAACACACTGCCCTTTAAGACTGGGACAGATCATTCCTAAGGGAATGTCATCTAGGGAACTCTAGTTCAGTTTAGGCCTAGAAAGTTGAGGACGGTTCTGTATCATTTCTCTACTGAAATCTCTTTTCTGATCCTTAGCTTCTATGAACCCAAATCTATCATGGACTGAATCATAAGGAGGTATCTTACCTTAAAATCACTCTTAGGAAAAGTTTGCACATCCTTAAGAAGCAGAAAAACATTCTAAGAGCATAAGCTCTGTAGCCAAATGCCTGAACTTGAATCCCAGTTTTAGCAATATGGTCcgtgtgactcagtttcctcatgtgaaaAGAGAGATATTAGTACTTAACTCAAAGGATtgctgaggattaaatgagttaatattttacTGTTAAATAGTTTaggtttagggaagtggatgtgactcaagcaactgggctcccatctaccatatagaaggtccagggtttgatacccagggcctcctgttgaaggcaagctggcccatgtggagtgctggcccgtgctgAGAGCTGCTCTGCGCAGGGgtactgccccacgcaggagtgctgccccatgcatgagtgctggcacagcaagatgacacatcaaaaagagacacagaggagagacaataagagatgcagcagaccaggaagctgaggtggtgcaagagaatgatcacctctcccactctggaaggtcccaggatcagttcccagagtcgcctaatgagaatacaagcagacacagaagaagacacagagagcagacaatggagggagggggaagaaataaataaataaatcttttaaaaaacagtttaggATTGAATAATTTAGGCCAAGTCCTGACACACAGCAAGCAATGTATAAATGAATGCAATATCAATTATTCttaaatggtattttaaatttaatttcttttaaaacaaaaataaaacgtTAGATCTAATTCCTAATGCAAATTAGTCTACTAAGGCTGATTACAAGAATGACTTGTTGCTTAGCTTGAGCTCCATCTGGTGGTTTAACAGTACTCTCTGGAAACATGAGTTAAAAGATGACATTGCaaaaaaatgagataatttaaaaagattaaagaacTATATTTCTCAATTTATAATCTTTAGAAATAAAGCGACCACAGAGTAATTAACTTTTAACGGAGGAATGTGCATCTAAATTCCCTGCCAAAATTTGGGGGTGGGAAGACTTCCTGGCAGTGCAGTTCAGGAACTCAAATGAGATTTCGGTAGtggtgttttgatttttattttgttaactttTAAGTTAAATCGCAACTAGACAACCTTCATGACTGGTCAAACTTGGTGAACATCCTAATTTTATCAAGAGGCCTTGAGTGAAACCGCTCCAAGTTACTACCACTGGACTTATTTTAGACAGTTATCAGCCACAGAAAACTTGAACATAACCTTGGTATTGGTCTTTTAACTTCACCTTAATGAAAAACAAGCATGAAAAAAACCTGACAATGTTGcccaaatttaaataaatttaaataaggtCTGTAACATCACTAATGTAGACTATttccatagtttaaaaaaaaggggTATACAATTTAGGTAGTATATTTAGGTCAATATTGTCAATGCCTTAACTGGATAATGTCAGTAACTTTTTACTTCACTTTTTCTCACAAATGCTATTTGTTATTCATAACtgtaccaaaagagaaaaacgtAATGAATGACATGTTACTCAACTTACTTCTCTTAGCTTTtgagaaattcaaatttaaaattatacacTACTTTCCAGTGAGCTAACCAatgaatatattgagaaaaaatcacattaaaatacattcaagatttacccccaaataaatcccattataaaagctaacatttttctggtactttgtattagcagtcctttggcaaactattaataaaacatgTGGTAACATCTGGATTTTTGAGAGCATCcaattaaaataacaatttagCTTTCATTCATGGAAGAAAACGGTTTATTTAAGTTCCCATTACAAATTAAGGAGAATGATGGGTTTGAATTGAAGAAAAGGGCCAAGTTAAAATATAGaaacaaacaggaaaacaaaatgcAAAGTGAAATCGATGTATATATTCTAATCAAACATCTGTCCAGTGTgtcatttttcatgtttctttgagTCTACCAGGCCAAACCCTTTGCTGCCTTAGCTGCTTTTGCTTTgcctttccccttccctttctctcgCTTTGCCTTCAGTCTTTTTCTTTGCCTCTGGTTCATCCATACTGGGTATTGTCCATGCTGGTCTAGAAGactctttttgtttctcttaatATCAGTCTCCATTTTCATGTCATctgaataaaaaagtagaaaaactaTTAActcatgaaatgaaaaaaaaaaacaagcctgTGAAACAATCCGACTTCACTGAGAATGTCAGAGCTGAAGGTCTGACactacaaaagaaaacaaatccctTATTTATGGAATCCTCTTCAACTAACACTCTGAACACTCCTTACAGCATATTCAATGGAATCTGAAAGATGCTGCCACATTACTACAACCGTGAAAGACATACAAAGCATTTGTGAATAACTAAGGACACCATCTCTTAAGTCACTGAGAAACTTTTATTGCATTAGGGATAAGTTTATAGTTCTGAGCATGTAGTTATAAAAACATTTCTCAGGTTAAGTGCTTCCTTGAGCTAAATAAGAAATGCACAATTAGAAGCAAATGAACTTATTAGGAATGGCTGTCTAATGAAGAGACTGCCCACTTCTAGCTTAGGAGAGGTGGAGTAAGCAGCAGCAGGCTTGTGAGGGCAGAGATGGGCTAAAGAGAAGAAAGCCTTGGATACACCCTGTGGCTGCCAAATAGTCAAAGCTTACAGACTTGAAAAATGGGAAGATGAAAAGTATTTCTGTTGGTTTCTCCTATTTCTCAAAGTTGAGGTAAAAAGCTTTATGTGAAGTAACAGAGGGatggaatgaaaagagaaaataatgatcaTTTTGAAGAATGGGAAAGTAAATTTCTAGGATTGGAAAGTTGATGAATGCTACTCTCTTCCTTGATCACaggacagaaaataaatattcttctattttaagAGCCTGGGTGTTATGAGTGCTTATTCTACTTTGCTGCCAAACTTGTGCCTTAGGATATGAAAAACCAATAAGCCTTTTCTCCTGCTGAAACCAGCATCATCTTTACTTTACATCATCAAACTTTACACTATAATGAAAACAAAGTGGTTCTTCAAACCTTTCAAAATTTACAGTGAAACCCTGTGATTTTCAGGAAAATAATGTAAGGGCATAGGACTCACAAAATGGGAACGAGAACTAGCAAAGGGTAAAATGAAGATGTCCTTTTATCCTGCCTAGACTCTGGCTGAATTATGTACCCTTTATCTGGGTGTGTCTAGGTTTATCTATTGCTGTAGTTATGTCCCTCCTGGAGGCAATCAGGCTACTATACAAGAACCAAAGGCCTACCCTAAACAATCCAAAACATGCCTCTGGCTTTAAAATAGTTCAGCATAGATTCTCAAGTAGTACTAATAGGTCTTCAAAGAATAGAACTCACCTTTTTCCTCTTTCACCACACACTGCATTTTCTCTTGGCAATATGTGGGTACCAATACGGTTGCAATCTcttgaacatctttcattaaaacATCACTATCTACTTTGAGAATACTTTTAAGTCTACTGAGCTCCTTTGGggcattcttttttctcttttcagcaCGCATCTTCCTTTTCCACTTACTCCGTAAGCTTTTAGCCATGTTTTACCTGGAAAGTCAACAAAAAAGCATATGTTTTGAAAACAAGGCTGATAAGCATCTCTACAAACATCCAACAAAGGGAAGGTAAAATTCTTCACACTGTATCAACAAGGCATGGACAGCCAATAAATAACAAGAGACAACACCAAATCAAATCTCCTGATTGTCAGTAGCACACTATAAACCAAGCCAATTCTACAAATTTTCTGAGTTTCCTtagaagaaagaaatttaatttcCCTAGAAATGCAATAAGCATTATcatcttatatttatattgtttacaaattacaaaatgttttatataaaggtCGTCTCTGAATTTAATCTGAATTTCCCCCAAACCTACCCTTTCCCCTACCCCAGTACTCAATATCCACCCCTCAAGCCAACCTAGCTATTCTAACCTTGTCTCCCtatttccactcttttctctccAACCTTTAGCTCCAGACCCAGTCTCAACCCAAAGGGGGTCAGTGTCAGCTTTTAAAAGCTTAGAATATGTTAGCTTTTTTTCAAGAACTCTTTAATGACTTCCCCCCTCGTATATTGAAGACTTACAAGGTCATTTATCATTGGACTCCTGCTTGTTCAATTGTTTCAACGCACTCTCCGCAAGCCCCTCCAAACTTCAACTACATCATAGTCTAAACTATGTCCACCTCAGTACCTTTACATTTGCCGTTCCCACGCTTGGGAACTGCTCTTCTTAAGGCTCACTCCACTTAAGCTTAAACTTTGCTACCTCAGGGAGGGTTTCCCTGACTTTCGTAAGCCCCTTCCCTTTATTCTCGATCACATCatccatttatttcctttttaatacgTTACAATCCAAAACTGGTAGTGTTGTGTCACCTCCGACGCCTATAGACTTCATGACATCAGAAGTTAAGCAGGTCTTGTTCACCGTTGGATCCCTCAGTGGGTGGGGCTTTGCACACATTAAAGGCGAGTTGTTTGTGGAATGGATGAAATACACAATAACTGAGTAACGTTTTTGGACGCTAGCAATCACAAACTCACTCTGGGCCCTTGTCTACAACAACCCAAGCTAGGTGAGGGGCTGGACTAGAAGGGCTGCAAGAAAAACCCCGAAGTACGGGGTTAACGTGAGCAGCACGGAACCATAAGGGAGGTGTATGCGTATTTACCCCGGAGATCCTCGCCCAGGAAGGTCTGGGTTTCGGGACTGGGTTCAAACTTGGCCCAGAGTGGGAGAGGGCTCGAGACGAGAATCTTCATAGGCGGCGGAAGCGAGTTCCAAGTCCCATGCCCAGAAGGAACcgaactcacctgagaaaattcGCAGCCTCACAGGCCTCAAACAGATCACGCCGAACGGAAGCCTCCACACTTCCGCCTTCCGGGCAGGCCGCCCCGGCGGGCGTGCTGCAGGCTGGGAGCGAAGGCGCCTCCGGAACGCCTCGAGAGGCGGAGTCTCCGGGAGGGAGGCGCGGGCGGACCTGTTTCGTGCTTTTATTATGCGATATTGGGAGCTTGGCTTTTCTCAGACGGGTAAAAGGTTGGACTTGGAAAATGCGGAAGAGAATCCTATTTGAGGTTTACTTCCCGAACGAGGGCAGTACTGCTCTGAGACTTAAACCTAATGAGTGAACCGAGCCAAGCGGTCGAGTCAAATAGGGAGCTCGGAGCCGACCTTTTAAATCTCACGTCCGGCATCACCGTTCACGTGAGGTTCCTGTATTTACTTAGACCAAATCATCCAAGATCACCTGCTCTTCCAGAGTTGGACTGGGTATTTATTTGCGGCCCTTATATTTTCCTCTTCCTGGATAATGGTCTCATGGGTGTACACGTTAAAACTTACTAAATTGTACACGTTTAAATATGTGGTTTATTGTATGTGTTATATCTCGATGAATTACCAAAAACAAACCTTTCTCATCCCTAATAAGAGTTCAAAGGTAAAATGATCAAAATAATTCATAATTCAGTTCAATCAACGTTTACCTGGCTGTCCATTAATGTCTACCAGACACAGTGCTAAGGCTAGAAAGTTAGCTGAAGTGATGTTACATTGGTCACAAACACCACTTTTTCATTGTATACTCTTAAGCTCTGGAACTGGACAGGTCTGTGTTGTGTTCTTTGTTCCAACACTTACTTGTGAGTGAAGTGGGTAACATCTCAGAACCTACGTAGGTGATAAGAGCTTAAGAAATGGTAACGCTATcatttttacattatggtttcaaaCATATTCAAATACAGTACGTGTTTAAATACATTGTCAAAACATTTTTAAGCAGTATTTTCTAGAGAATTAAacatgtaccaaaaaaaaaaacaggaaatgaattGTCTAAAAATAGCCTCGTAAATTCCTGTCTGGTTGCTAGTAAAGGAGAGTTCTTGCTAAGACAATGTGTCAgcacatttatttttcaatttgcaTACTTTAAGAAACTATGCATATTACAGACACTACTGATTCAGAATATGGCcaagtttgttttgttgtttttttaaacataggCTAAAAAAATTCATAATGTGGTAGGAAAAAAAGTATGCCTAGGGAAATTATGGCTTCtttaaatagaataaatttttataGAGGAAGTtgaatttctattttctatttcatattttctgTGTTAACCATATATCTAAGTCTGATTAGAACTTTGCCACCTCTTCCAAACATATTTGCATACTGTATTTTAGAGAAAGCTCACTTTTGGAGAGTCCAAATGAGTACATCTTGCTTAACATACTAGGCCAAGACTTTTGAATACAGTTGGCACCAGAAAAATAACCTACCTGTTCTGAAAATGTCATAGTGTTAAATATATGCCATAATTTAGCGTTGCTAATGCTTTAAAAAGCTTAATTATAGACTGCACTACTTTTTTCACCAGTTTGTATAAAAGCAGTTCTAACAGAATAGTTAAATGGCCATAGTGTATTTAAAATccttaattcatttaaaatcctTAATTCATTTCCTCATTCACTCTGATAGGTACTATGCAAGATTTTCAaagatgaaagaaaccagactgcTGTCATCAGGAAACTTTAACCCCTGATGGAAAAACAAGGCTTAAGAGTCAAAGTaaaattgttttgtcttcttgtAGAACTAGAAGGAGACTACAGAACATATCTGACAGGACAAAGACTGGCTCCCCATCTCAAAAGCATGATGTCCACTAACATCAGCCAATGGGGTTCCTGGAGTCAGGCCTCTTCCACAGAGCACCTGATCTGCATCATCACTAATAAGGACCAGGAAGACTTCCGGGATTCAGATGGTAGCCCACATTGCCCAGACCCTAGATGATGGAGGCTTCAACAAGGCTCTACAAAGGTGTAAGGAACAAGCAAAAAGGATCTTAAGTTCCCAGTTGTTCCAAAAAGGCATGTACTTCTGGCTGCTGACACCACTCATCTCAAGAACT from Dasypus novemcinctus isolate mDasNov1 chromosome 12, mDasNov1.1.hap2, whole genome shotgun sequence includes these protein-coding regions:
- the LLPH gene encoding protein LLP homolog, which codes for MAKSLRSKWKRKMRAEKRKKNAPKELSRLKSILKVDSDVLMKDVQEIATVLVPTYCQEKMQCVVKEEKDDMKMETDIKRNKKSLLDQHGQYPVWMNQRQRKRLKAKREKGKGKGKAKAAKAAKGLAW